One region of Halodesulfovibrio sp. genomic DNA includes:
- a CDS encoding GDSL-type esterase/lipase family protein, which translates to MKTFFFFGDSLTLGVSDPSLKGWVGQLSLASGVPVPPATFYNLGARKHSSQAIAKRWKSEVEARLIPESKPRLMFSFGVVDMAAPAGVQNLTIEESVENARTILIDAVETYGKKNIVMVSPFPVTNVEHRERIGKLSAAYLDMCADYNITYVDIFTKLSQHEPYLNTLTDGVHPTEEGNAIIANTLHELEHIVLWMNS; encoded by the coding sequence ATGAAAACATTTTTCTTTTTTGGCGATTCTTTAACTCTCGGTGTAAGCGACCCGTCATTAAAGGGTTGGGTTGGTCAGTTAAGCTTGGCGTCCGGCGTGCCGGTTCCTCCTGCTACGTTTTATAATTTAGGTGCTCGTAAACATTCAAGTCAGGCAATCGCAAAGCGTTGGAAAAGTGAAGTTGAAGCCAGACTTATTCCAGAGAGTAAACCGCGCCTGATGTTCAGCTTTGGTGTTGTTGATATGGCAGCGCCTGCCGGAGTGCAGAATCTGACGATTGAAGAGTCTGTCGAGAATGCGCGTACTATATTAATAGATGCGGTGGAAACCTACGGTAAAAAGAATATTGTAATGGTCAGCCCGTTTCCTGTAACCAATGTTGAGCACCGTGAGCGTATCGGCAAATTGTCTGCTGCGTATTTGGATATGTGCGCAGACTACAATATTACGTATGTAGATATTTTTACCAAACTTTCTCAGCATGAGCCGTATTTAAATACCCTGACTGATGGTGTTCATCCAACCGAAGAGGGAAATGCAATTATTGCGAATACCCTGCATGAGCTGGAACACATCGTTTTGTGGATGAACAGCTAG
- a CDS encoding ferredoxin-thioredoxin reductase catalytic domain-containing protein — protein MSEPTEETIKRVRNYVAKYCDKTGLTTHSMPEVTDAVVLGLANNIDTLGKPLCPCRFYPDKAEEIKSRTWLCPCKDMKSYKYCHCMLFVNKDGMPVTEHLPEDHEGIATYGITKDPAPEKYNPPK, from the coding sequence ATGAGCGAACCAACAGAAGAAACTATTAAACGCGTGCGTAACTACGTTGCAAAATATTGCGATAAAACAGGTCTTACAACCCACTCAATGCCAGAAGTAACTGACGCGGTAGTACTCGGACTTGCAAACAACATCGACACGCTGGGTAAACCTCTCTGCCCTTGCCGCTTCTATCCGGACAAGGCAGAAGAAATTAAATCCCGAACATGGCTCTGCCCATGCAAGGACATGAAAAGCTACAAGTACTGTCACTGTATGTTGTTTGTTAACAAAGACGGTATGCCTGTAACCGAACATCTGCCGGAAGACCATGAAGGTATCGCCACTTACGGCATCACAAAAGACCCTGCACCAGAAAAGTACAACCCGCCAAAATAA
- a CDS encoding sigma-54 dependent transcriptional regulator yields MEQGEVQQTILLVDDEQDFARGLQRLIVRKFPNMEVLLAHTGNAALDVLKSTHVDIMLTDMLMPGMTGMELLPLALELRPDLSMVMLTAHGTIETAVQAVKYGAYDFLTKPVEPSELFRVVAKSQERAALMNENRLLKEQVRSFSTSDELIGESPAMQQLKLSIQAVAHSDYTVLVRGESGTGKEMVARMIHQLSTRNEKTFLSVNCPAIPEQLLESELFGHVKGAFTGADKDHKGLFATTDGGTLHLDEIGDISFQVQTKLLRVLQEGEVRPVGANHNEHVNVRVVASTNQELEKHIQDKSFREDLYYRLNVLTVTIPPLRERVTDIPLLTYHFLRQSCTEMGLQEKGIAPDVLTYLSTKQWQGNVRELQNYVRRLTVFCSGETVDMNVVRLVDSGTLTAVAAPESDSSGITQYKEAKNKVIDDFTQAYVSDLLKSTKGNISEAARVSGLSRVALQKILARLNMDAASFR; encoded by the coding sequence ATGGAACAAGGTGAAGTACAACAGACTATTCTGCTGGTAGATGACGAGCAGGATTTTGCGCGTGGTTTGCAGCGCCTTATTGTGCGTAAATTTCCGAATATGGAAGTTTTACTTGCTCATACAGGAAACGCGGCTCTCGATGTATTGAAGTCAACTCATGTTGATATCATGCTTACAGATATGCTCATGCCCGGTATGACAGGTATGGAGCTGTTACCTCTTGCTTTGGAACTGCGCCCTGATCTTTCTATGGTAATGCTTACGGCTCATGGCACTATTGAAACAGCCGTACAAGCAGTGAAATATGGTGCGTATGACTTTTTAACTAAACCTGTTGAGCCGTCAGAGCTTTTCAGGGTTGTTGCCAAAAGTCAGGAACGCGCTGCCTTGATGAATGAAAACAGACTGCTGAAAGAGCAGGTGCGTTCATTCAGTACATCAGATGAGCTTATCGGTGAATCTCCGGCGATGCAGCAGTTGAAGCTCTCTATTCAAGCTGTAGCACACTCTGATTACACTGTGCTCGTGCGTGGAGAATCTGGGACTGGTAAAGAAATGGTTGCCAGAATGATTCACCAATTGAGTACCCGTAATGAGAAAACGTTTTTAAGCGTCAACTGCCCTGCGATTCCCGAGCAGTTGCTTGAAAGTGAACTTTTCGGGCATGTGAAAGGCGCATTCACCGGTGCAGATAAAGATCATAAAGGGTTGTTCGCTACAACTGATGGTGGAACCCTGCACTTGGATGAAATTGGAGATATTTCTTTTCAAGTTCAGACAAAACTGTTGCGTGTTTTACAAGAAGGCGAAGTGCGTCCTGTTGGTGCAAACCATAATGAGCATGTTAATGTCCGTGTGGTTGCCTCGACCAATCAGGAGCTTGAAAAGCACATTCAGGATAAGTCGTTTCGTGAAGATCTGTACTACCGCTTAAATGTTCTTACGGTGACAATCCCACCTCTTCGGGAGAGAGTTACCGATATCCCGTTGCTCACGTACCATTTTTTACGACAATCTTGTACGGAAATGGGGCTGCAGGAGAAGGGAATTGCGCCGGATGTGCTGACGTACCTTTCCACAAAACAATGGCAAGGCAATGTGCGTGAGCTGCAAAACTATGTGCGCCGATTAACTGTGTTCTGCTCTGGTGAAACAGTCGATATGAATGTTGTCCGGCTTGTAGATAGTGGCACGTTGACGGCTGTAGCTGCTCCTGAAAGTGATTCTTCAGGGATTACTCAGTACAAGGAAGCAAAAAACAAGGTTATTGATGATTTTACGCAAGCGTATGTTTCTGACCTGCTTAAAAGCACTAAAGGAAATATTTCTGAAGCTGCGCGTGTGTCAGGATTATCCCGTGTAGCACTTCAGAAAATTTTGGCTCGCCTTAACATGGACGCGGCAAGTTTTAGATAG
- a CDS encoding DUF3365 domain-containing protein, giving the protein MLFRKPYSLQKQFLSGLALASLVLGVIFAIGFYIHMRTVLEDEVEAKATLTFTQVDAVQNYVRKVLRPKMFEMMPNTFVIEAMSSSYISRSVMDHFKGDDGYLYRRVSINSRNPHSEANTLERKFISYFREHPKELIWKGYKEIAGQRYYVMARPVTYTESCMRCHGDINDAPVEVVQQYGERGFDKDVNSIGGVDLVGINVMASLGQLQKTIIGYFAFFVVGAIVFFSTTNVLFKVLVVDNIKRISSVFRENLEETGGIELLDSIEEQDEIEELETGLLELNNHLFMARAQLKEYAENLRTMVDERTEELTHEALQRRSDVALFVTLLSLMQKSRSRGELLNLAMPEIGNRFQATTVTYICTFASNTSYSWPSGAESQTLPEDWLYIITESGIKFESNRIIISVESSAGNAEGLLILYWDDPRFVQLQDHGLMRALGRQLGAAAENLVALDNMMRQMQTLQTIVEGITDPLVLMDASCNVLTANKAACNLSAEFSAGRDTSGNILTMLSDYNAADGCSMKLALSRKVPFVDEVVVDDARTFAMGIYPVIQGGNLPDRVVVHVRETTREKRMLAQMQQHEKLATIGKLAAGLAHEINNPLGVILCYAELLKDDAAAEQQTQDIDIILRHTRHAQRVLRDLLDFARPKVSHTGTADTAQVVHSIAEVFSVQAAAKKVELTASVMAENVLAAMGEQELEQILSNLVINAIDAVEENKGQIHLSAVHENDSVQVCIEDNGEGISPENMNRIFDPFFTTKGPGSGTGLGLAIVYGMVTDLGGKVEATSSTDFGGAKFVITLPIATSCDLGEE; this is encoded by the coding sequence ATGCTTTTCCGTAAACCGTATTCTTTGCAAAAACAGTTCTTAAGTGGACTTGCGTTAGCATCGCTAGTGCTTGGGGTGATTTTTGCTATCGGCTTCTACATTCATATGCGTACAGTATTGGAAGATGAAGTTGAGGCGAAAGCAACTCTGACTTTTACACAAGTGGATGCCGTGCAAAATTACGTGCGAAAAGTGTTGCGCCCTAAAATGTTCGAAATGATGCCGAACACTTTCGTCATTGAAGCAATGAGTTCTTCCTATATTTCGCGCAGCGTAATGGATCATTTTAAAGGCGATGACGGGTATCTGTACCGTCGTGTATCCATTAATTCGCGTAATCCACACTCTGAAGCTAACACGCTTGAACGTAAATTTATTTCGTATTTCCGCGAGCACCCCAAAGAACTTATCTGGAAAGGCTACAAAGAGATTGCCGGACAGCGCTACTATGTGATGGCTCGTCCTGTGACATACACTGAAAGTTGCATGCGATGCCATGGTGATATTAATGATGCGCCTGTAGAAGTTGTTCAGCAGTATGGTGAACGTGGCTTTGATAAGGATGTTAATTCTATTGGCGGCGTAGACTTGGTAGGCATTAATGTCATGGCAAGTTTGGGGCAGTTGCAGAAAACTATTATTGGATATTTCGCATTTTTTGTTGTCGGCGCAATTGTCTTCTTTTCAACAACGAACGTGCTGTTTAAAGTTCTTGTTGTTGATAATATTAAACGTATTTCTTCCGTGTTCCGTGAAAATCTTGAGGAAACCGGAGGCATTGAACTGCTTGATAGTATTGAAGAGCAGGATGAGATTGAAGAGCTTGAAACAGGGCTGCTTGAATTAAACAACCATTTGTTTATGGCGCGTGCTCAGCTGAAAGAATATGCTGAAAACCTGCGCACAATGGTTGATGAACGTACAGAGGAGTTGACTCACGAAGCATTACAGCGCCGTTCAGACGTTGCATTGTTTGTGACCTTGCTTTCTCTTATGCAGAAAAGCCGTTCTCGAGGAGAGTTGCTAAATCTTGCTATGCCGGAAATAGGCAATCGTTTTCAGGCAACAACTGTGACGTATATTTGTACTTTTGCATCCAATACAAGCTATTCATGGCCGAGTGGTGCAGAATCACAAACGCTTCCTGAAGACTGGTTGTATATCATTACAGAAAGCGGCATCAAATTTGAGAGCAACCGCATCATTATTTCTGTGGAATCTAGCGCGGGGAACGCGGAAGGGCTTCTCATTCTTTATTGGGATGATCCGCGGTTTGTGCAGTTGCAGGATCATGGATTAATGCGCGCTCTTGGCAGGCAGCTAGGGGCAGCGGCTGAAAACCTTGTAGCGCTTGACAATATGATGCGGCAGATGCAGACACTCCAGACAATTGTTGAAGGTATTACAGATCCTCTTGTTCTGATGGATGCATCTTGTAACGTGCTTACAGCGAATAAGGCGGCATGTAACCTTTCTGCTGAGTTCAGCGCAGGACGCGATACCAGCGGAAATATTTTGACCATGCTTTCCGACTACAATGCTGCGGACGGCTGTTCTATGAAACTTGCGCTTTCACGCAAGGTTCCGTTTGTTGATGAAGTTGTGGTTGATGATGCACGTACCTTTGCTATGGGGATTTATCCTGTTATTCAGGGAGGGAATCTTCCTGACAGAGTCGTTGTTCATGTGCGTGAAACAACACGCGAAAAGCGGATGCTTGCGCAAATGCAGCAGCATGAAAAGCTGGCAACCATTGGTAAACTCGCGGCAGGGCTTGCACATGAAATCAACAACCCACTGGGTGTTATTCTCTGTTATGCTGAACTGTTAAAAGATGATGCAGCAGCAGAACAACAAACGCAGGATATTGATATTATTCTGCGCCACACACGCCATGCTCAGCGTGTTTTGCGCGATCTGCTTGATTTCGCCCGTCCTAAAGTATCGCATACCGGCACAGCAGATACAGCTCAGGTTGTGCACAGTATTGCAGAAGTGTTTTCCGTTCAGGCTGCGGCGAAAAAGGTCGAACTTACAGCATCTGTCATGGCGGAAAATGTTCTTGCTGCAATGGGTGAGCAGGAATTGGAACAAATATTGTCCAACCTTGTGATTAATGCCATTGATGCTGTGGAAGAAAATAAAGGGCAGATTCACTTGAGTGCTGTCCATGAAAATGATTCGGTGCAGGTGTGCATCGAAGATAACGGTGAAGGCATTTCGCCGGAAAATATGAATAGAATTTTTGATCCATTCTTTACAACAAAAGGTCCCGGTTCCGGAACCGGACTCGGGCTTGCTATTGTGTACGGAATGGTGACAGACCTTGGTGGTAAAGTGGAAGCAACAAGCAGTACCGATTTCGGCGGAGCAAAATTTGTTATTACGCTTCCAATTGCTACTTCGTGTGACCTTGGAGAAGAGTAA
- a CDS encoding putative sulfate exporter family transporter: protein MAEDKNIVVDEGKSSISDLWLKEDYWAIWLGAVILLVGSLIYFNNAPEGLDAKIAKANSIMQEQAEYAPFKTVAYYEAQDSKGKLKATSSSIGKTIKSWTSKPKKWKSNPLDAFYMDQAGADALNAKYKPKYEAAAAKTKAAKMAALTAQEAAAQATFTNAALNDEAISKIATWRKARQASKKAKKKIKHKPYNLFPSLLGLCLVMAVMFSLGIKVMGKDAGGFLKGFFAVFAVGVFAYLMGYQATMKHYGIGYAAWAIAIGMLVANTIGTPKWIKPALEVEYFIKTGLVLLGAEVLFSKVIAIGVPGIFVAWVVTPVVLISTFIFGQKVIKMPSKSLNMVISADMSVCGTSAAIATAAACRAKKEELTLSIGLSLVFTSIMMIVMPAVIKATAMPHVLGGAWMGGTIDATGAVAAAGAFLSEKAMFVAATIKMIQNVLIGVTAFCVAVYWCTKVEAEAGKKVGWMEIWHRFPKFVIGFVIASVIFSTIYTSLGSDAGFAMVDHGVIRGFSKIFRGWFFCLSFAAIGLATNFRELAGYFKGGKPLILYVCGQSLNLVLTLTMAYIMFYVVFPEITAKI, encoded by the coding sequence ATGGCTGAAGACAAAAATATCGTGGTTGACGAAGGGAAATCTAGTATTTCCGATTTATGGCTGAAGGAAGATTACTGGGCTATCTGGCTTGGTGCAGTAATTTTGCTTGTTGGTAGTCTTATCTACTTTAACAATGCTCCAGAAGGTCTTGACGCTAAAATTGCGAAAGCAAACTCCATTATGCAGGAGCAGGCTGAGTACGCACCGTTTAAGACTGTTGCTTACTACGAAGCTCAGGATAGCAAAGGCAAGCTTAAAGCTACTAGCTCTTCAATTGGTAAAACAATTAAGTCTTGGACTAGCAAGCCTAAGAAATGGAAATCTAACCCGCTTGACGCTTTCTACATGGATCAGGCAGGCGCAGATGCTTTAAATGCTAAATACAAGCCTAAGTATGAAGCTGCTGCTGCTAAAACAAAAGCTGCTAAAATGGCTGCTCTTACAGCACAGGAAGCTGCTGCACAGGCAACTTTCACAAACGCTGCTCTTAACGACGAAGCTATTTCTAAAATCGCTACATGGCGTAAAGCTCGTCAGGCTTCCAAAAAAGCTAAAAAGAAAATTAAACATAAGCCTTACAACTTGTTCCCATCCCTTCTCGGACTTTGCCTCGTAATGGCAGTAATGTTCTCTCTGGGTATCAAAGTTATGGGTAAAGATGCTGGTGGATTCCTCAAAGGTTTCTTCGCAGTATTCGCAGTTGGTGTATTTGCGTACCTCATGGGTTACCAGGCAACCATGAAACATTACGGTATCGGCTACGCAGCATGGGCTATCGCTATCGGTATGCTTGTTGCGAACACAATCGGTACTCCTAAGTGGATCAAACCTGCTCTGGAAGTTGAATACTTCATTAAAACCGGTCTCGTACTTCTTGGTGCAGAAGTTCTCTTCAGCAAAGTTATCGCGATTGGTGTTCCTGGTATCTTCGTAGCTTGGGTTGTTACTCCTGTAGTTCTGATCTCTACATTTATTTTTGGTCAGAAAGTTATCAAGATGCCTTCCAAGTCTTTGAACATGGTTATTTCTGCTGATATGTCCGTATGTGGTACCTCTGCTGCTATTGCTACCGCTGCTGCATGTCGCGCTAAAAAAGAAGAACTTACTCTCTCCATCGGTCTCTCCCTCGTGTTTACTTCCATCATGATGATCGTGATGCCAGCAGTTATTAAAGCAACTGCAATGCCACACGTTCTTGGTGGTGCATGGATGGGTGGTACTATTGACGCAACTGGTGCTGTAGCTGCTGCGGGTGCTTTCCTCTCTGAGAAAGCTATGTTTGTTGCTGCTACCATTAAAATGATTCAGAACGTTCTTATTGGTGTAACTGCATTCTGCGTAGCTGTTTACTGGTGCACCAAAGTTGAAGCTGAAGCAGGCAAGAAAGTTGGCTGGATGGAAATCTGGCACCGCTTCCCTAAATTCGTTATCGGCTTCGTTATCGCTTCTGTAATCTTCTCTACTATCTACACCAGCCTTGGTTCCGATGCAGGTTTTGCAATGGTTGACCACGGTGTAATCCGCGGCTTCTCCAAAATCTTCCGCGGTTGGTTCTTCTGCCTCAGCTTCGCAGCAATTGGTCTTGCTACTAACTTCCGCGAGCTTGCAGGCTACTTCAAAGGCGGCAAGCCGCTTATCCTGTACGTTTGTGGTCAGTCCCTCAACTTGGTATTGACTCTTACAATGGCGTACATCATGTTCTACGTAGTATTCCCTGAGATTACTGCTAAGATCTAA
- a CDS encoding mechanosensitive ion channel domain-containing protein: MREELLLYLQELPLATMLTAFFGVLTIVWAKKKIDDTESQRQERISNLDKFLAKNTDTPVDRPNRRARKKALQSIEHRFTIIRRIALFFLIFAWVIVLVFPYVGSIPATYISVFAASIGVVVGMMARPLIENTIAGMVISFSQPFRINDTVVVDGHYGTIEDITTIHTVLKLWNWKRVIFPNSMMLSQKVINYTKADRYQWVHVEFFVSYDCDLDEIERLVKREVVCCDNFIDYEDPQFWVISMDERYFKCWVVAWADNPPSAWQLGHEVRSRIIKIFNRHGIKASKVDFNLTPEVPDPPQMTGS, translated from the coding sequence ATGCGTGAAGAACTACTATTATATTTACAAGAATTACCCTTGGCTACTATGCTGACAGCATTTTTCGGTGTGCTCACTATTGTATGGGCTAAGAAAAAAATTGACGACACAGAGTCGCAACGTCAGGAGCGTATTTCCAATCTAGATAAATTCCTTGCAAAGAATACGGACACGCCTGTGGATCGTCCTAACCGGCGTGCGCGTAAAAAAGCGCTGCAATCTATTGAGCACCGGTTTACTATCATCCGCCGCATCGCTCTGTTCTTTTTAATATTTGCATGGGTCATTGTCCTTGTCTTTCCGTATGTCGGTAGTATCCCTGCAACATATATATCGGTGTTTGCTGCATCCATCGGTGTGGTTGTGGGTATGATGGCGCGCCCATTAATTGAGAACACAATTGCAGGAATGGTTATTTCCTTTTCGCAGCCTTTCCGTATTAACGACACGGTCGTAGTTGATGGTCATTATGGAACAATCGAAGATATCACGACTATTCATACGGTGCTTAAATTGTGGAACTGGAAGAGGGTAATTTTTCCCAATAGCATGATGCTCTCTCAAAAAGTAATCAACTACACCAAAGCAGACCGCTACCAGTGGGTACATGTTGAGTTTTTTGTTTCATATGATTGTGATCTGGATGAAATTGAAAGGCTCGTAAAGCGTGAAGTTGTATGCTGCGATAACTTTATCGATTATGAAGACCCGCAATTTTGGGTAATCAGTATGGATGAGCGCTACTTTAAGTGTTGGGTGGTTGCATGGGCAGATAATCCGCCTTCAGCATGGCAACTAGGACATGAAGTCCGCTCCAGAATTATCAAGATCTTCAATCGCCATGGTATTAAAGCCTCGAAAGTTGATTTTAATCTTACACCGGAAGTACCAGACCCGCCGCAAATGACAGGCTCGTAA
- a CDS encoding sigma-54 dependent transcriptional regulator: MRRNILVVDKDNGSLAALPKLLRSAGYEVIHVHNHNETRSALAREPFSVVIAGLEEHHAQKQNLLKTIKADTPDTEVILVSRAARVDAAVRAMQMGAFHFLSLPENPADLLVIIEKAMEKNQLQSEVNELRQILQKQQAMPTLIGKSAAMQELKKEIARIAPLDCTVLIQGETGTGKEMVAKMLHKLSARANNRFYATNAGVFSAELLANELFGHEKGAFTGAQSTKEGIFEAASKGTLLLDEIGEMPINMQVQLLRVLQERTITRVGGTSDISIDVRVIAATHRNLEKLVEDNQFRQDLFYRLNVFTLRIPALRKRPDDIPLFCNFFMQKYSKNFNKEVTSLSENAMLALMRHSYPGNVRELENIIERAVVLCDGETIHLKHLPQEFSKGSEKSRHVPTNNIHRTLADVEQEHITQVLESVDGSKAAAAKILGIDRATLWRKLKKFCA, translated from the coding sequence ATGAGACGCAATATTTTAGTAGTTGATAAAGATAACGGTTCACTGGCTGCCCTTCCAAAACTTCTCCGATCAGCAGGATATGAAGTAATACACGTTCATAACCACAACGAAACACGCTCCGCTCTTGCGCGGGAGCCGTTTTCTGTTGTCATAGCCGGTCTGGAAGAGCACCACGCGCAAAAACAAAATCTGCTCAAGACTATCAAAGCAGACACGCCGGACACGGAAGTCATTCTTGTATCACGAGCAGCTCGTGTTGATGCTGCGGTACGTGCTATGCAAATGGGTGCGTTTCATTTCCTCTCGTTACCAGAAAATCCAGCCGACCTGCTTGTCATCATCGAAAAAGCAATGGAGAAAAACCAGCTTCAGTCCGAAGTGAATGAGCTGCGCCAGATTCTCCAAAAGCAGCAAGCCATGCCTACCCTTATCGGTAAAAGTGCGGCTATGCAGGAGCTGAAAAAAGAAATTGCCCGAATCGCGCCGCTCGATTGCACCGTTTTGATTCAAGGCGAAACGGGGACTGGTAAAGAGATGGTTGCGAAAATGCTCCACAAGTTAAGTGCCCGCGCTAACAATCGCTTTTATGCGACCAATGCTGGTGTCTTTAGTGCAGAGCTTCTGGCAAACGAACTCTTCGGACACGAAAAAGGGGCATTTACAGGTGCTCAGTCCACCAAGGAAGGTATTTTCGAAGCGGCAAGTAAGGGGACTCTTCTTCTTGATGAGATAGGCGAGATGCCAATAAATATGCAAGTTCAGCTGCTGCGAGTCCTGCAAGAGCGCACAATTACCCGCGTCGGCGGAACCTCAGATATATCCATTGATGTGCGTGTGATAGCAGCAACACACCGCAATCTTGAAAAACTCGTAGAAGATAACCAGTTCCGGCAAGATTTATTCTACCGTCTCAATGTATTCACGCTTCGCATTCCTGCATTACGCAAGCGCCCTGACGACATTCCCTTGTTCTGTAATTTCTTTATGCAAAAATATAGTAAAAATTTTAATAAAGAAGTTACCTCACTGTCTGAGAATGCCATGCTGGCTTTGATGCGACATTCATACCCCGGCAACGTTCGTGAACTGGAAAACATTATTGAACGTGCTGTGGTGTTATGTGACGGTGAAACCATCCACCTGAAACACTTGCCGCAAGAATTTTCTAAAGGCAGCGAAAAGTCGCGCCATGTTCCCACTAACAACATACACAGAACTCTCGCCGATGTTGAACAAGAACATATCACTCAAGTTCTGGAATCTGTTGATGGCAGTAAGGCTGCTGCTGCAAAAATTTTGGGAATTGACCGCGCAACGCTGTGGCGCAAATTAAAAAAATTTTGCGCATAA
- a CDS encoding aminopeptidase P family protein yields the protein MFSAATYVERRKTLCARLTERGEKGLLLFPGNSASPMNYTNNAYPFRQDSSFLYFFGHNHEGLTGVIDLDAGESWYFDQGFSMDDIIWSGALATPEELAARCGAERYGNEDTLSQMISDARKKERPVHVLPVYRADTRMRLVQLLDCGIMEADTFISTPFIEEVVNLRSIKSIEEVMEIELALETSYAMYANALSAARPGASERQIVSVLHSTLALAGTSPSFTPICTGRGQILHNHEYSHMLHSGDLLLIDSGAESANHYASDITRTFPVSGTFTEQQRDIYSIVLAAQEAAISQCAPDIAFLDCHLTAATTIASGLKDLGILKGNVEDIVAAGAHALFFPHGLGHMLGLDVHDMEGLGEDFVGYDDTITRSDQFGLRGLRLGRKLQHGFVITVEPGCYFIPALMEQWKAEGTCKEFINFDVASQFSEFGGIRIEDDIYITREGHRVLGQQIPKTIAGIEGRMHASSQRLYQRG from the coding sequence ATGTTTTCTGCTGCTACGTATGTTGAACGACGCAAAACGTTATGCGCTCGTCTTACAGAGCGCGGTGAAAAAGGTCTGCTTTTATTCCCGGGGAATTCAGCTTCTCCGATGAACTACACAAATAACGCGTACCCGTTTCGTCAAGATTCCTCATTTCTGTACTTTTTCGGGCACAACCATGAGGGCTTAACTGGTGTAATTGATCTTGATGCAGGCGAGTCATGGTATTTCGATCAAGGCTTTTCAATGGACGACATCATCTGGTCTGGCGCGCTTGCCACACCGGAAGAGCTTGCCGCTCGCTGCGGTGCAGAACGGTACGGCAACGAAGACACGCTTTCTCAGATGATTTCCGATGCACGCAAAAAAGAACGCCCTGTACACGTACTGCCTGTCTATCGTGCTGACACACGTATGCGTCTGGTGCAATTACTTGACTGTGGCATTATGGAAGCAGATACGTTTATCTCCACACCATTTATTGAAGAAGTTGTGAACCTGCGTTCCATCAAATCCATTGAAGAAGTCATGGAGATTGAGCTGGCTTTAGAAACTTCCTACGCCATGTATGCCAACGCACTTTCAGCAGCACGTCCCGGAGCATCTGAACGACAGATTGTATCTGTTCTTCACTCCACCCTTGCGCTTGCTGGCACTTCTCCATCTTTTACTCCAATATGCACAGGTCGTGGTCAAATTCTCCATAATCACGAATACAGCCATATGCTTCACTCTGGAGACTTGCTGCTCATTGACTCCGGTGCTGAATCAGCAAACCATTACGCTTCTGACATAACTAGAACATTTCCTGTTTCCGGCACATTTACCGAACAACAACGCGATATATACTCCATAGTACTCGCCGCGCAGGAAGCTGCTATTTCTCAATGTGCACCTGACATTGCATTTTTAGATTGCCACCTCACCGCAGCCACAACCATAGCTTCCGGTCTGAAAGACTTAGGTATCCTTAAGGGTAATGTTGAAGATATTGTAGCAGCAGGAGCACACGCCCTCTTCTTCCCGCATGGGTTGGGGCATATGCTTGGTCTGGATGTACATGACATGGAAGGACTCGGCGAAGACTTTGTTGGCTACGATGATACGATTACCCGTTCTGACCAGTTCGGACTTCGTGGTCTGCGGCTTGGTCGCAAATTACAGCATGGATTTGTCATCACAGTCGAACCGGGCTGCTACTTTATCCCTGCTCTTATGGAGCAATGGAAAGCAGAAGGCACTTGTAAAGAGTTCATCAACTTTGATGTAGCAAGCCAGTTCAGCGAATTTGGCGGTATCAGAATTGAGGACGATATTTACATCACACGCGAAGGGCACAGAGTACTCGGACAACAGATTCCTAAAACAATTGCAGGAATCGAAGGACGCATGCACGCAAGTTCACAACGATTATATCAACGTGGTTAA